The nucleotide sequence TCTAAAGTTCTTGTTGTACAGTACAGTAGAAGCCTGCCGTGGGGAAAAGACCAAATGGATACAAAAAAAAATggcatatcaggtgcaaaccaggGAACCTGTGCAAACTTAAAAACTACGAATCAGATCCACAGGATGAcaatccaatggatggggtgagaggtgggaCTATTTTGCGCTTAAACCCTCCCACCTACCAGCtagttttccaaaaaaaaaacctAGCCCCTCCCAGCCCCATGCGCCAGGCGCTATTCCGCGAGTAAGCGCCGCCAGGCGGTTTGTTTCTGCGACCAGGCCGTTCCGCGAGCGAGCACCGCCAGGCGATTCCGGCGCCAGGTCCCCGTCGCCCCTGCCCTCGCCGGCCTGGTTCCTTTCACCCCCGCCCACTTTTTGGCCGCCCCACCGTCACGCCTGCAGTCGCTGGCCTCCTACTCGTCTCCACCCTCGGCGGCCTCTTGGTCAGATGAAATTTGCCAAGAAAAGAGGTGAATCTTGATACAATATGCTCGATGTGTAGTCACTTAGATGAAGATTGTGGCcagttttttctttcctttactgaTTGATGCTGGCCGGTTACAATATTGCTGTTGCTCCTACATaaacttgttttttttataatatcGATCTAGTACAAAAACTTGTCGATGGAGTAGTTTTAGTTCACAAAGCCTCTGTTCTCTACTTCCGTTGTTAATCTGAGTAGTGTTAATAATGTAGAACCTCTACTTACAATTCTGAAATTTAATTAGCCTGTGGCATCAGTTGAGGATTAATGTCCTATAATGAGTCATAACTTACTCTATGTTCCACCATGTAGGCTTGCTAAACTCGTTGTGAAAGAAGCAGGCAACAAGGATATGGCGAGCCATGATGAAGGGAAGAATAACAGCGTCCCTGATCAGAATTGTTACCAGAACTGCTCTCCTTGATATGCCATGGACTCCGCCCAATTGACGTCCCTCGCTTTCGAGCAGTTTGCAAGCACTGGAATTCTTGTGGATTCACCATCTACCATTTTTTCAATGTTAGGTGTGTAGTCACTTGTCCATGCAGAAGTTCAGTAGCAATGTGGTTGAGAAATGCCTGAAAGTGTTCAAGGAGGCTGACAAGGCGAAGATCACACATCCACTTGTCCATGCAGAAGTTCAGTAGCAATGTGGTTGAGAAATGTCTGAAAGTGTTCAAGGAGGCTAACAAGTGCTAAAGAAGTGATGAACTGATGATAGTTTGTCAGCATGTAACAAGAGCAATTTGCTATCTTGTGTTATTTTTGGATTTCAAAAGGCATAAACAAGATCACAAAATAGATGTGTATAAATTAGTATTCTTTGGTCATGTACTTCTACCTATACCTGTACTTCACACACTGCTTGCGCCCGGTGTTGCATAAGCCATCTGTGATGGAATAAGTTCAGTTGAACAAGCCTTTGCCACAAACTATCTTATCTTTGATGTTTTGTTCTCCACACATGGGAAGATGTTGCTATTGGTTCAGTTCAGTATTTGTTTTAACTCCACTGAAAGCATTTGGAAAAGATTCTTAGCATCCAATCTTTTCTACAACTAACGCATCTACTGGAAAAGGTTCTTAAGCAAATGCACTAATCAATAAGTGTTTACAAGCAGCATTCCAAAAGGTATTAAAAGGTTACACGAACTTGAAATATCAGCCAACAACATTGTTTGGGCAAGTGCGTGCATCATGATCCCCTACTTGCTTACATTTTCCACATGTCCGTTTACTTTTACCCTTGCTTGCAGCCTTCATCTCCTTGCTCTTCTTAATTCTTTTGCATCTCCCTTTCGACTTGATATCATTTGGTGGATGTATATCGACTTGATTTGGAATTTTACTACCAAGGAAAGATTCATACTCATCCTGTTTATTAACTCTCGTAGCAGGCGTGATCTTTTGGAGAGGTtctactaggttggataaactagAAAATAAAAAGTTCATCCCTTGTTCAGAGTTCTTGGCCATCTGGATAAGATCTTCAAACTGGTTTCGTGAATCTGAAATCTTTTTCCGCATTGCCACCTCCATAGGATCTTCAGGCTTTTCATCTAGCAGGTTACCTTCTTCATCAAAGAATAGTTCCCTATAAAATTGAATATGTGATCAAGACTATTGTACAAAACAGCCATAGAAAAAAATCATACAATACAAacattttacatcttttctcccATCTCTTCATAATATAAATCGATGGTACCTTATTTTGCTTCTCAGCTCTAAGCACTTGTATGATATGACGACACGGGATGCCATAGGACTCATATAATTTATAGGAGCATCTACCAAACATGTCTGACTTGTTCAACTGAACCACTCGCTCTTTTCTAGATAGACTGCTGATGGTGACAATTTTTATATCTTCACACTCTGTAATGCCTTGAATAATGCAATGGTCTCTTGTAGCTATGATTTGTTCCTGAAATTTACTGAAAACTTCATGTGTATATATCACACTACATTGCTTCTCCATGGCCCATGGTGTCATCAATTTAGGAGTGGTGTGAAGACTTGCATTGTCGGCCTTTAACTCCTCTTGGAGCTGGCACTCCAAAGCTGTGTCAAATCTCAGCCAAAACTCAACAAAGGTCAATTTTTGATTAATGAAACAATTAAAAAAATAATTTGCACTCTCCGATCGTGACATAGTCCTAAGGATTCCTGCTAGAGGTATGTCCATAAAGTATGTCGGAATCCATGATTGACACATGGCAAACTTTGTGGAAAACCAATTGAAAGGAACTATCGACGAAAtacggtcggcagtctacctaggggtatgcccaaggtagtagattgtcggcagacagatgcgcaagtcacaaacaagacggtgacgcaagata is from Miscanthus floridulus cultivar M001 chromosome 7, ASM1932011v1, whole genome shotgun sequence and encodes:
- the LOC136464934 gene encoding protein FAR1-RELATED SEQUENCE 9-like, with the protein product MTPWAMEKQCSVIYTHEVFSKFQEQIIATRDHCIIQGITECEDIKIVTISSLSRKERVVQLNKSDMFGRCSYKLYESYGIPCRHIIQVLRAEKQNKVPSIYIMKRWEKRCKMELFFDEEGNLLDEKPEDPMEVAMRKKISDSRNQFEDLIQMAKNSEQGMNFLFSSLSNLVEPLQKITPATRVNKQDEYESFLGSKIPNQVDIHPPNDIKSKGRCKRIKKSKEMKAASKGKSKRTCGKCKQVGDHDARTCPNNVVG